The Tautonia plasticadhaerens nucleotide sequence GACCCTCCGGTCCCGCTCCAGCGCGTTCCTCAGGTAGCGGAACTCCCACCGGGCCTCGCCGTCGACCAGCAAGACCCGCGCCGGCTCGTCCCCCACCCGGACGATCGCCGACCTCCGGTCGTTCTCCGGCCTCCCGTCCGATCCCCCCGGCGGCTCGACCCCGGCGACCAGCTCCACCGCCCCCGCCCGGTCCATCGGCACCCGGAAGGCGGCGACGGCCCGGACCCCGTCCGGCCCGGCCCGGACCACCTCGCGGAGGGTGTCCGAACCCGGCACCTCCAGCGTCACGGGGATCTCGGCCCCGGGGTCATACCCGTCGGCCTTCACCTCCACGAGCACCGCCGCCGTGTCCCCGGCGAAGGCCGACGCCGGCGCCCGGATCGCCGACACCGCCGCGTCCCTCGGCGGCACCGTCGAGCCGACCAGCACCGGGAAGACCGGCACGCCCCGCCTCGCCAGCTCGCCCGCCCGGGAGTCCTCGCCCCCTCCCGGGGCGTTGCGCCGGCCGTCGGTCAGCAGCACCACGCCCAGCACCGGAGCCGCCCCCTCCGAACCGATCGCCCGATCCAGCACCGGCCCCCAGTCGGTCGCCAGCCCGTCCCCGGGCGCCTCTCCCCGGTCCAGCGCCCCGGCCAGGTCCGAGACGCTCCCCGACGAGGCCGCCCGGGCGAAGCCGATCGCCTCCAGCTCGTGCTCCCGGGCCAGCTCTGCAAGCGCCGGGCCCCGGAGGATCCGGGCCGAGATCCCCGCCCTCCGGGCCGGCTCCCCCCCATGCCCGTCCCCCTCCGGCGCGAGCCCCTCGGCCGTCCGGAGTCGCTCTTGCTCCTCCCCCGGCCGGCGGTCGTCGACCGTCTCCATGCTGCCCGACAGGTCGACCCCCACGACCACCCGGCCGACCACCTGCTCGGCCCAGGACCGGCGGGCGACCGGCTCCAGCATCGCCACCACCAGCGCCGCCGCCGCCGCCAGCCGCAACGCCAGCAGCACCCGGCCGACCGACCTAGGGACCAGCCCCCGCTCGTACCGGGACAGCGCCAGCAGCAGCCCCGCCGCAGCCGCCCCCGCGACCAGCCAGAACCACCCCTCCTCGCCGACGGCCAGCACCAGCCGCCTCCCGCCCCCCAGGTCCAGCGCCACGCCTCCCCTCCCCCACCGCCCGCCGATCGATCCCCTCCCGTCCCGGCCGATCATCATACCGGTTCGGGCCGCCCCGGTGCGTGGCCGCCCCGTCCCCTCCGGCCCCGGCCCCCCGCCGTCCCCCCTCGTTCATCCGCGATCCAGCATCCGCCATCAACACGACCGCCGCCGGGACCGGCGGGCCCCCGGTCTCGGAGGCCCGCCGGTCCCGGCGGCGGTCGGCCGGGCCCGCTCCGGCCCGGCTCAGATCTTCCCAGGCTGCCGGTCACCGGGGGAATCGATTCGGCCGGTTGATCCCGATCGTGTTCCCGAACGGGTTCGAGAACCCCTGGTTGATGTGACCGACCTTGCCCCGCTGCGGGCCGAACGCCCCGAAGCCCGGCGTGTACCCGAACCCGGGGGTATAGCCGAACCCGGGGGTATAGCCGAACCCCGGCTGATACCCGAACCCGGGGGTGACGATGACGACCGGGCCGCCGAAGCAGCCGCACGAGACGCTCCGGTGTCGTTGGCAGAACCGCTTCCCGTGCCCGTGCCCGTGCCCCGGCCCGTGGCCGTGCCCGTGCCCCGGCCTCGGGAACGGCAGGATCGAGACGTCGCCCGTCCGGTGGCCCCGGGCCGCCGGGCCGTCGCCGAGCATCGGGGCCGCATCGGCCGCGCCGACCCCGCCGAGTGCCACGACCGCGAGCAGGGCCGCAGGAACAATCTTATTCGTGAGCGTATTCTTCATCATTGGAGTCACCTCCTGGTTCGTCTTCCCACCGCGGGGCCTCGCCCGACCGGGCGGCGGCCCTCCGTTCCGGCGCCTCAACGATCGGCGCCTCGCACACCAGGAGAGACGCGATCCCGGCCGGGGAGCCGACAGGAAACGCAACCTGAGGAAACAATCTCCATTCGCTCATCAAACCCGTCCGACGCCCGGCGGGCGGCTCATCCCTCGCCCCCTCCCCCGCCGTCACAGCCCCCATCGGGGCCGTCGCCGCCCCCGTCGCCGTCTCCGTCACCCTCGTCGTCGGGGTGGTAGTCGTACTCCGGGGAGCCGGTGTCGTCCGGGTCGGGCAGCTCGAGCGCCGAGGGGCCGAGGCGGGTGCGGAGGGCCTCGGCCAGATCGATGAACTCCTGCACGTTCAGGGCCTCGGCCCTCACGTCCCCGGTCAGGTCGATCGACTCCAGCAGCGCATCGACCTGCGGCTTGCCGCTCCAGTGATGCCTCCAGAGGCTGTAGAGAACGACCCTCAGGTTCTTGCGCCGGAGCGTGAACACGCGACGGACCACGTCGTGGAACCAGGGCAGGTCCGGGATCGCCGCCCGCTTCCCGGCGTTCGGCGTGATCTTGATGATGGCCGACTCCACCTTCGGCCTCGGCCAGAAGACCTTGGGCGAGAGGATGCGGACGAGTTCCGCGTCGGCCAGCGCCTGCACCGTCACCGACAGGGCCCCGTACGCCTCCGAGTGCGGCTCGGCGAGCATCCGATCGGCCAGCTCGCGCTGGATGGTGACGACAATCAGGCCCGGGCACAGCTCCGGGTGCACCAGCAGGTTGCCGATGATGGGGGTGGCGACGTTGTAGGGCAGGTTCGCCACCAGCTTCAGCCTCCGGTCGGGCGCCACCGCCAGCCCGGCCCGCAGGTTGTCCAGCACCTCCGGGTTGATCTCGTGCTTGCGCGCCAGCGCGTCCATCTGGAGGACCCGGACATTCGGCAGGCCCGAGGTCGCCTCCCTCGTCAGCCTCGCCATCGCCGGGTCGATCTCGACCGTCACCACCGCCGACGCCTTCTCGGCCATCAGGGTCGTCAACGCCCCGGCCCCCGGCCCCACCTCCAGGATCACGTCCTCCGGTCCGATCTCGGCCGACCGGGCGATCAGGTCGTGCGTGTTCAGGTCGATCAGGAAATTCTGGCCGTACCGCCGGTTCGGCCGGATGCCCCGGTGGTCGAACAGGTGGCGAAGGTAGGTCAACGTCTGGCGGGGGGTGGTCATGGGAACGGGATCTCACGCAGAGGCGCAGGGGCGCGGAGAAGGGGGAGAGGAGAAGAGATGGTTAATCGAGGTTGTTCGCAACGCGATGGAGACCCTCCTTGATCAGGTGGACATTGAAATTGATCGAGTGGCCGAGCCGGAGTCCGGTCAGTCTCAGATGCGTGAGAACTTGCTTCCTGTGGCCCAGAGACAGATCCTCGGTCGATTTCAACTCGGCGGGCACCAACCGATCGACGATCAGTTCCCCCCGGAACCCCAGCTCCAGCTTCACCCCGCCGGAGACCACGGGATCACCTTCTGCGTCTCCACCTCCAGCCCCCGAGCCCTCAGCTCATACGCCATCGTCGCCTCAGACACCGACTCCATCAACCCCAGCCCCGGCGCCGTATGGATCCGATACGCCGCATCCATAACCTCCCCCGACACCACATCCTCCCTCATCTCTCTCCTCTCTCTCTTCTCTGCGCCTCTGCGTGAGATCCCCTCCCCTATCCCCCTCCCACCAGCTTCTGCACATGCTTCGCCAGCATATCCGCCTCGATGTTCACCCGGTCCCCCGCCCGCCGGGTCCCCAGCGTGGTGACCGCCAGCGTATGCGGGATCAGCATGATCGAGAACCAGTCCCCCCCCACGTCCACCAGCGTCAGGCTCACCCCGTCGACGGCGATCGAGCCCTTCTCGACCATCAGCGGCGTCCACCTCGGGTCGATTCGGAAGCGGAGGAAGTCCCACTCCCCCTCGGGACGACGCTCGACCAGCTCGGCCGTCGCGTCCACGTGCCCCTGGACGAAGTGCCCCCCCAGGCGGTCCCCCACCCGGAGCGACCGCTCCAGGTTCACCGCGTCCCCGGCCTCCAGGCTCCCCAAATTCGTCCGCAGCAGCGTCTCCGGCCCGGCCTGGACCTCGAACGCCTCGCCGTCGAGGGCGACCACCGTCAGGCAGCAGCCGTTCACGGCCACGCTCTCCCCCATCGCCATCGGCTCCCCCGGGTCGAGCCCCGGCCATCGGAGCGCGAATCGGCGCCCGACCTCCTCCTCGACCACGCGATCGACCCGCCCAAGGACTTCAACCAATCCCGTGAACATGGCCTCGACCTCTCATCCGATCATGGTAACGGCATCGGCCCGACCGAGGCGCCGATCGCCTCCGGATCCAGCGGGAAGGTCGACTCAGGGCCGACCTCCAGCACCGCCCGGAGCAGCGCCCGGCGGTCGTCCGCGATCGGCCGGCCGATCGCCGCCTCCAGCGCCGGCCGCAACGCCCCGGCCTCGGCCGAATCGGGGGCGAGCCGGAGCAGCAGCTCGCAGGCGATCGGCGCCCGCCCCGGATCGTCGGCCTCCTCCTCGCCGGCCCTCCGCAGGCCATCCAGCACCGGGCCGAGCGCCGCCGGGGAGACGAAGCCGTGGGCCAACAGCACGCCGCCGATCTCCACGCGTTGCTCCCCGTCCTCCAGCTCGCGCAGGGCCTCGACGAGCATCGACCGCAGCTCCTCGGCGGCCGGGGAATCCGGGCCGATCGACAGCAGGCACCAGGCGATTGTAAGGTCGTCCCCCCGCTCGACCTCGGCCCGGGCCGCCCCGAGGAGCCTCGGCGCCATCGGCTTCGCCTCCACCGGGCGGCTACGGAGCATCCGGCTGACGGCGGCCCGGACCCTCGGGTCCGGGTCGTCGGCCACCGCGGCGACCTCCCCGAGGACGGCCCCGGCGACCGGGCTCGAACGGTCGATCTCCGAGAGGACGTGGAGGATCGCCCGCCGGTCACCCGGCGGGTTGGTCGCGAGCAAGTCGGCGAAGAAACGCGCCTGCTCGTCGCTGGTCCTCCAGCGGCCGGCCGATCCCACGACCATCCCGCCCCTCCCGCCTGCCGGCGGGATGACATGCCACCCCGGTTCGCCCAGGGCCAGGATCGCCCCCAACCGGGTCGCGTCGTCCTCGCCCGAGGCCGCCAGTTCGAGGCATCGTCCCATCGCGCCGGGGTCGTCCTTCAGCAGTTGGTAGGCGAGTCCCAGCGCCCCCATCCACGGCCACCCATCGTCTTGCTCGACGACCGCGTAATGCGTGCTCCCGACGACGGTCAGCGCCTCCGGCAGGAGGTCCCCGGCGAGCAGGGACGGCGCCCCGATCGCGGTCGCGGTCGCCTGGAGCAGCGACAGGGCATGGCCGGCCTCCTGCGAGACGACCTCCTCGGGATCGTCGAGCATCCCGAACATCGCGACGGCCGAGGAGCGGACGGCCTCGGCGGAGAGGCCGTCGGAGTCGGCCAGCAACTGCCCGCCGATCGAGCCGATCGCCGAGGCCGCCTCGGCCCGGACGTTGACGTTGGGGTCGTCGAGCATCGCCTCCAGCGCCTCCAAGGCCCGGCGAGCCTGCCGGCCCCGCGCCGGCCGCACCGCGGCGATGGCCGCCCGCCTGGCCATGACGGTCGACCCCTCCTCGCCCATCGTGCGAATCCCCCGGGCGATCGCGGCCCGGGCCGGATCCCGCTCGACCAGCCAGAACTGGCCGAGGCCGAGCCCCAGCCCCGCCACCGCGATCAGCCCCAGCAAGGCCCGGAGGCTCCATCGAAGCCGAAGGCGACGGGCCCGCGTCGTGTCGGTCGGATCGGACATGTTTGGGCTCCTCGATCGGGATCTCGGCGATCGGCCCGTCCGATCGATCCGGCGGGCGAGGACTCGGGCCAGGTCGAATCGGCTCCCGTCGGCCCCGGCCGAGGGGCGCGGGCCGGGCGCCGATCGGTTCAGTTGCCGAGCAGCACCGCGGCCTCCTCGGAGTAGAGCACCGCGGTCTCTTCGGAGTTGAAGTCGATGGCGGAGGCGACCTCGGCCAGCCGCATCCGGAGCCAGTCCCGGAGCCACGGCTCGTCGGCATCTCGGGCGATCCGGGAGGCCCGGACGAGCATCGGCAGGGCCGGGCGGGCCGCGGGGCCCAGCGCCTCCAGCGCCGACAGGTCGGCTTGCCAGTCGCGGGGGTCGCCCTCAAGCCGGGCCTCGAACCCCCGGATGATCTCCGACGCGAACGCGTCGGCGCCCCCCGGCCGATTCGCGGCCAGGTGGACGACCCGGTACGCCAGCTCCTCCCCCCGGCACGCCCCCATGCCCCGGAGCAGGGCATCGGCCACCTCGTCGGGGTTCCCCCAGGCCGGCTCGAGGCGATAAGCCGGGGTGCCGACCCAGGTCGAACACCTCCAGACGGCGGCCATGCGGACCTCGGCCTCCTGGTCGTCCAGGGCCCGGAGCAGCCAGGACGGCGCGTCGGGCAGCGGGTCGTCCGACGGCGGCCCGGACGGGCGAGGTTGCAGGGCCGCCTCGATCGCCGCCCGACGGACGGCCGGGTCGGGGTCGTCGAGGGCCCGGAGCAGCCAGGGCGGGCCTTCGCCCCGGATCGGCTCTAGCACGCAGAGCGCGGCCATCGCCGCGAGGCGGGCCTCCGCCCTCG carries:
- a CDS encoding GxxExxY protein, with protein sequence MKLELGFRGELIVDRLVPAELKSTEDLSLGHRKQVLTHLRLTGLRLGHSINFNVHLIKEGLHRVANNLD
- a CDS encoding HEAT repeat domain-containing protein — protein: MSDPTDTTRARRLRLRWSLRALLGLIAVAGLGLGLGQFWLVERDPARAAIARGIRTMGEEGSTVMARRAAIAAVRPARGRQARRALEALEAMLDDPNVNVRAEAASAIGSIGGQLLADSDGLSAEAVRSSAVAMFGMLDDPEEVVSQEAGHALSLLQATATAIGAPSLLAGDLLPEALTVVGSTHYAVVEQDDGWPWMGALGLAYQLLKDDPGAMGRCLELAASGEDDATRLGAILALGEPGWHVIPPAGGRGGMVVGSAGRWRTSDEQARFFADLLATNPPGDRRAILHVLSEIDRSSPVAGAVLGEVAAVADDPDPRVRAAVSRMLRSRPVEAKPMAPRLLGAARAEVERGDDLTIAWCLLSIGPDSPAAEELRSMLVEALRELEDGEQRVEIGGVLLAHGFVSPAALGPVLDGLRRAGEEEADDPGRAPIACELLLRLAPDSAEAGALRPALEAAIGRPIADDRRALLRAVLEVGPESTFPLDPEAIGASVGPMPLP
- a CDS encoding HEAT repeat domain-containing protein, with protein sequence MPNPTEAPTAPRRSPRLSVRGLMLLVAGLGLAMALLQFWAANRNSDRATLSHQMGVLADRESGARARLGAIDGMSSARGRQARRALRLLASTLEDPDPIIRASAARMIGRLGSQVISDAGPTGSETVRPAALALLDRVGDPDGGASAEAIHALMLLNRSGPEGGPVAPEEVAGDLRELLEHDRSLDPSRAEARLAAMAALCVLEPIRGEGPPWLLRALDDPDPAVRRAAIEAALQPRPSGPPSDDPLPDAPSWLLRALDDQEAEVRMAAVWRCSTWVGTPAYRLEPAWGNPDEVADALLRGMGACRGEELAYRVVHLAANRPGGADAFASEIIRGFEARLEGDPRDWQADLSALEALGPAARPALPMLVRASRIARDADEPWLRDWLRMRLAEVASAIDFNSEETAVLYSEEAAVLLGN
- a CDS encoding riboflavin synthase: MFTGLVEVLGRVDRVVEEEVGRRFALRWPGLDPGEPMAMGESVAVNGCCLTVVALDGEAFEVQAGPETLLRTNLGSLEAGDAVNLERSLRVGDRLGGHFVQGHVDATAELVERRPEGEWDFLRFRIDPRWTPLMVEKGSIAVDGVSLTLVDVGGDWFSIMLIPHTLAVTTLGTRRAGDRVNIEADMLAKHVQKLVGGG
- a CDS encoding GxxExxY protein — protein: MSGEVMDAAYRIHTAPGLGLMESVSEATMAYELRARGLEVETQKVIPWSPAG
- the rsmA gene encoding 16S rRNA (adenine(1518)-N(6)/adenine(1519)-N(6))-dimethyltransferase RsmA, whose protein sequence is MTTPRQTLTYLRHLFDHRGIRPNRRYGQNFLIDLNTHDLIARSAEIGPEDVILEVGPGAGALTTLMAEKASAVVTVEIDPAMARLTREATSGLPNVRVLQMDALARKHEINPEVLDNLRAGLAVAPDRRLKLVANLPYNVATPIIGNLLVHPELCPGLIVVTIQRELADRMLAEPHSEAYGALSVTVQALADAELVRILSPKVFWPRPKVESAIIKITPNAGKRAAIPDLPWFHDVVRRVFTLRRKNLRVVLYSLWRHHWSGKPQVDALLESIDLTGDVRAEALNVQEFIDLAEALRTRLGPSALELPDPDDTGSPEYDYHPDDEGDGDGDGGGDGPDGGCDGGGGGEG